The Mesorhizobium loti genome includes a region encoding these proteins:
- a CDS encoding DUF4239 domain-containing protein yields MPGSLAIGACRAEMCGMREALIAVVIFLCLVAAPLVSMAIWPRLPARHRDDDTNTVVRLAANLFGVMTSLVLGLMINSAKNTFESIDHNVHAYATEMILLDRILRQYGPEADAVREPLTAYVQRVAAGSSRTSETPVVANQLSERLLTEIGTRLSALAPADAARGSILQDARQRLQKVLELRWVLIEQSEGAIPWPLIAMLVAWLALIFASFGFRAPRNAITVSTFVVSAALIAGALYLILDMDVPFSGPIQISSAPLERALAELQR; encoded by the coding sequence GTGCCGGGGTCATTGGCAATCGGCGCATGCCGTGCAGAGATGTGCGGCATGCGCGAGGCCTTGATTGCAGTGGTGATCTTCCTGTGCCTGGTGGCAGCGCCGCTGGTCAGCATGGCGATCTGGCCCAGGCTGCCGGCCAGGCATCGCGACGACGATACCAACACCGTGGTCCGGCTGGCCGCCAATCTGTTCGGGGTCATGACCTCGCTGGTGCTCGGCCTGATGATAAACTCGGCCAAGAACACCTTCGAATCGATCGACCACAATGTGCACGCCTATGCGACGGAGATGATCCTGCTCGACAGGATCTTGCGTCAGTATGGCCCTGAAGCCGACGCGGTGCGCGAACCGCTCACCGCCTATGTGCAGAGGGTGGCGGCCGGCTCGTCGCGAACCAGCGAGACCCCCGTTGTCGCTAACCAGCTGTCCGAACGCCTGCTGACGGAGATCGGCACCCGGCTGAGCGCGCTGGCGCCGGCGGACGCGGCGCGCGGCTCCATCTTGCAGGATGCCCGCCAGCGCCTGCAGAAAGTTCTTGAATTGCGCTGGGTGCTCATCGAGCAGTCGGAGGGCGCGATCCCCTGGCCGCTGATCGCCATGCTGGTTGCGTGGCTGGCGCTGATCTTCGCCAGCTTCGGCTTCAGGGCGCCCCGCAACGCGATAACGGTTTCGACCTTCGTGGTTTCGGCCGCGCTGATCGCCGGGGCGCTCTACCTGATCCTGGACATGGACGTGCCGTTCTCCGGCCCGATCCAGATTTCATCGGCGCCGCTGGAGAGGGCGCTGGCTGAATTGCAGCGATGA
- a CDS encoding LacI family transcriptional regulator — MASSIHDLARHLNISIGTVSRALNGRADVNADTRKRVLEAARTLNYSPNQSGRSLRQGATHSIAFMLQPHPGDQQYGEPFFIPFLIGLQARLAESGLDLIVVMGAPGDYQQERLRRVVETRRADAVLLAWTRREDERIDYLTQTGFPFATLGRSRSGAKSYPSLDLDFEKAGADAVDRLVARGHRRIAAIRPSLDLNFGYLFLAGYRKALRRHGIEVDPELIASGFINEAGGYAVTPQVMRAKDPPTAIIFNNDAMALGGCKALAEMGIRPGHDMAVTVIVDTPLCRYFSPALTAFRPALEPMGQRLAEMLLASLPAFAGPEGPRIIREVWPLELVARDSD, encoded by the coding sequence TTGGCGTCCAGCATTCACGACCTTGCCCGTCACCTGAACATTTCGATCGGCACCGTGTCGCGGGCGCTGAACGGTCGCGCCGACGTCAACGCCGACACACGAAAGCGCGTGCTCGAGGCGGCCAGGACGCTCAACTATTCGCCGAACCAGTCGGGCCGCAGTCTGCGGCAAGGCGCCACCCATTCGATCGCGTTCATGCTGCAGCCGCATCCGGGCGACCAGCAATATGGCGAACCGTTCTTCATTCCGTTCCTGATCGGGCTGCAGGCCAGGCTCGCCGAAAGCGGGCTCGACCTCATCGTGGTGATGGGCGCGCCGGGCGACTACCAGCAGGAGCGCCTGCGCCGTGTCGTCGAGACGCGCCGCGCCGATGCGGTGCTGCTGGCCTGGACGCGGCGCGAGGACGAGCGCATCGATTATCTCACCCAGACCGGCTTTCCGTTCGCCACGCTTGGGCGCAGCCGTTCCGGGGCCAAGTCCTACCCTTCCCTCGACCTTGATTTCGAGAAGGCCGGGGCCGACGCGGTCGACCGCCTCGTGGCGCGCGGCCACCGCCGCATCGCCGCTATCCGCCCGTCGCTCGACCTCAACTTCGGCTATCTGTTCCTGGCCGGCTACCGCAAGGCCTTGCGGCGGCACGGCATCGAGGTCGACCCCGAGCTGATCGCGTCCGGCTTCATCAACGAGGCCGGCGGCTACGCGGTGACGCCGCAGGTCATGCGCGCCAAGGACCCGCCGACCGCCATCATCTTCAACAATGACGCGATGGCGCTTGGCGGCTGCAAGGCGCTGGCCGAGATGGGCATCAGGCCGGGTCACGACATGGCGGTGACCGTCATCGTCGACACGCCGCTCTGCCGCTATTTTTCGCCGGCGCTGACCGCCTTCCGCCCAGCGCTGGAGCCGATGGGACAGCGGCTGGCCGAAATGCTGCTGGCCTCGCTTCCCGCCTTCGCAGGCCCGGAGGGTCCACGGATCATCCGCGAAGTCTGGCCGCTGGAACTGGTCGCGCGCGACAGCGATTGA
- a CDS encoding Gfo/Idh/MocA family oxidoreductase has protein sequence MINAVLVGCGAMSKAWLDAARQVDGLAIVGLVDLDADRARARAREYNLTNAVIGTSLDAVLDQTKPQAVFDVVVPAARRAVALSAFAHNCHLLTEKPLADSRENARAIVEAARRAGRIHAVVQNRRYVANVRRIRRFLASGAIGAPTSIHADFFVAPHFGGFREEMAHVLLLDMAIHTFDAARYMVAGEPSGVYCQEWEPANSWYRQGSSASAVFDLGGGKVFTYAGSWCADGFRTSWEGSWRIVAERGSLTWDGNDALKAEVVVPGRDGIFDKTQTIEVPLLDASDSIGGHLGIIRDFIHAIETGTEPETRGSDNIKSLAMVFGAIESAETGRRVAIAEDAQ, from the coding sequence ATGATCAATGCCGTCCTGGTCGGCTGCGGAGCGATGAGCAAAGCCTGGCTCGATGCCGCGAGGCAAGTCGACGGGCTCGCCATTGTCGGCCTTGTCGACCTCGACGCCGACAGGGCGCGGGCGAGGGCGCGCGAATACAACCTCACCAATGCCGTCATCGGCACCAGTCTCGACGCCGTGCTCGACCAGACCAAACCGCAAGCGGTGTTCGATGTGGTGGTTCCCGCCGCCCGGCGCGCGGTTGCGCTTTCCGCCTTTGCCCACAATTGCCATTTGCTGACGGAAAAGCCGCTCGCCGACAGTCGGGAGAATGCGCGTGCCATCGTCGAGGCTGCCCGCCGCGCCGGACGCATTCATGCCGTCGTCCAGAACCGCCGCTATGTCGCCAATGTCAGGCGGATCAGGCGCTTTCTCGCGTCCGGCGCCATCGGTGCGCCGACCAGCATCCATGCCGACTTCTTCGTAGCGCCGCATTTCGGCGGTTTTCGCGAGGAGATGGCCCATGTCCTGCTGCTCGACATGGCGATCCACACATTCGACGCCGCCCGCTACATGGTCGCCGGCGAGCCGTCCGGCGTCTATTGCCAGGAATGGGAGCCGGCCAATTCCTGGTACCGACAGGGATCGTCGGCCAGCGCCGTCTTCGACCTCGGCGGCGGCAAGGTTTTTACCTATGCCGGCTCCTGGTGCGCCGACGGCTTCCGCACCAGCTGGGAAGGTAGCTGGCGCATCGTCGCCGAGCGCGGCAGCCTGACCTGGGACGGCAATGATGCGTTGAAGGCAGAAGTGGTTGTGCCGGGCCGCGACGGGATTTTCGACAAAACGCAGACGATCGAGGTGCCGCTGCTCGACGCATCCGACAGCATCGGCGGCCATCTCGGCATCATCAGGGATTTCATCCACGCCATCGAGACCGGCACCGAGCCGGAAACGCGTGGGAGCGACAACATCAAGAGCCTGGCCATGGTTTTTGGCGCTATCGAAAGCGCCGAAACCGGACGCCGCGTGGCGATCGCAGAGGACGCACAATGA
- a CDS encoding sugar phosphate isomerase/epimerase: MMPNPLLDIRIGTMVRANLDDPAAYIKQILPLGFESIQPFFWQTLGGKDLPRLAGDIREAIGDADVTVSSLGVFGNPLEDGEVDRGVLKAWETVIDNAHLFGASMVSGFTGRLRGKKLTDSLPRFREVWAPLAKRAADKGVRIAFENCAMDGNWAAGDWNIAHNPDAWELMFNEVPDDNLGLEWEPCHQLVYLIDPMPQIRKWAPRIFHVHGKDATVRWDVIREHGVFGSLPFVQMRTPGFGDSDWTRVISELRLAGYKGAIDIEGWHDPVYRGDLEITGQVRALEYLKLCRGGAAYLPNPV, encoded by the coding sequence ATGATGCCAAACCCGCTTCTCGACATCCGGATCGGCACCATGGTGCGGGCCAATCTCGACGACCCGGCGGCCTACATCAAACAGATCCTGCCGCTCGGCTTCGAGAGCATCCAGCCCTTCTTCTGGCAGACGCTGGGCGGCAAGGATTTGCCACGGCTGGCCGGTGATATCCGCGAGGCGATCGGCGATGCCGACGTCACCGTGTCCTCGCTCGGCGTGTTCGGCAATCCGCTGGAGGATGGCGAGGTCGATCGCGGCGTGCTCAAGGCCTGGGAAACAGTGATCGACAACGCGCATCTGTTCGGCGCTTCGATGGTCAGCGGCTTCACCGGCCGCCTGCGCGGCAAGAAGCTGACCGACAGCCTGCCGCGCTTTCGCGAAGTGTGGGCGCCCCTGGCAAAGCGCGCCGCCGACAAGGGCGTGCGGATCGCCTTCGAGAATTGCGCGATGGACGGCAACTGGGCGGCCGGAGACTGGAACATCGCCCACAATCCCGACGCCTGGGAGCTGATGTTCAACGAAGTGCCCGACGACAATCTCGGGCTGGAATGGGAGCCCTGCCACCAGCTCGTCTATCTCATCGACCCGATGCCGCAGATCCGCAAATGGGCGCCGCGCATCTTCCACGTCCACGGCAAGGACGCGACGGTGCGCTGGGACGTCATCCGCGAGCATGGCGTGTTCGGCAGTTTGCCCTTCGTGCAAATGCGCACGCCCGGCTTCGGCGACAGCGACTGGACGCGGGTGATCAGCGAATTGCGGCTGGCCGGGTACAAGGGCGCCATCGACATCGAAGGCTGGCACGATCCGGTCTATCGCGGCGATCTCGAAATCACCGGACAGGTGCGCGCGCTCGAGTATCTCAAGCTATGCCGGGGAGGAGCGGCCTATCTGCCCAACCCGGTGTGA